A single genomic interval of Streptomyces sp. NBC_00663 harbors:
- a CDS encoding DUF6986 family protein → MGQQEQVATSLAGAVSEEISASLAPVDAELERRYPGDPGTRQPVHTVYVPGNLFAADTLRSWGDQALAALDEHAPDAASFAAVLGLPDDLAEPVHARVRAKLEREPIEDLRVDFEDGYKGSDEDQDAARAARLVADAYKNGTAAPYMGIRMKCMESPVRDRGIRTLDIFLTGLMEAGGLPDGLVLTLPKVTYPEQVTAMVRLLEQFEKARGLTSGRIGFEIQIETSQSILAADGTATVARMIDAAEGRATGLHYGTFDYSACLGVSAAYQASDHPAADHAKAIMQVAAAGTGVRVSDGSTNVLPVGTTENVHEAWKLHYGLTRRALARAYYQGWDMHPGHLPTRYAAVFAFYREGFEAAAKRLAAYANHVDGAVMDEPATAKALAGYLLRGLDCGALDSGEVGRLTGLTLARLQSYAGPRRADLTASAK, encoded by the coding sequence ATGGGTCAGCAGGAGCAGGTGGCGACGAGCCTCGCGGGCGCCGTCAGCGAGGAGATCAGCGCCTCCCTCGCGCCGGTCGACGCCGAGCTGGAGCGCCGCTACCCCGGTGACCCGGGCACCCGCCAGCCCGTCCACACCGTCTACGTCCCCGGCAACCTCTTCGCCGCCGACACCCTCCGCTCCTGGGGCGACCAGGCCCTCGCGGCCCTCGATGAACACGCCCCGGACGCCGCGTCCTTCGCCGCCGTGCTCGGGCTGCCCGACGACCTCGCCGAGCCGGTCCACGCGCGCGTGCGCGCCAAACTGGAGCGCGAGCCGATCGAGGACCTGCGGGTCGACTTCGAGGACGGCTACAAGGGTTCCGACGAGGACCAGGACGCCGCCCGCGCGGCCCGTCTCGTCGCGGACGCGTACAAGAACGGCACGGCCGCCCCCTACATGGGCATCCGCATGAAGTGCATGGAGTCCCCGGTCCGCGACCGCGGCATCCGCACCCTCGACATCTTCCTCACCGGCCTGATGGAGGCCGGCGGCCTGCCCGACGGGCTGGTCCTCACGCTGCCCAAGGTGACCTATCCCGAGCAGGTCACCGCGATGGTCCGGCTCCTGGAGCAGTTCGAGAAGGCCCGCGGGCTCACCTCCGGCCGGATCGGCTTCGAGATCCAGATCGAGACCAGCCAGTCCATCCTCGCCGCCGACGGCACCGCCACCGTCGCCCGCATGATCGACGCCGCCGAGGGCCGCGCGACCGGCCTGCACTACGGCACCTTCGACTACAGCGCCTGCCTCGGCGTCTCCGCCGCCTACCAGGCCAGCGACCACCCGGCCGCCGACCACGCCAAGGCGATCATGCAGGTCGCCGCCGCGGGCACCGGCGTACGGGTCTCGGACGGCTCCACCAACGTCCTGCCGGTCGGCACCACCGAGAACGTCCACGAGGCCTGGAAGCTGCACTACGGCCTCACCCGCCGCGCCCTGGCCCGCGCCTACTATCAGGGCTGGGACATGCACCCCGGGCACCTCCCCACCCGGTACGCGGCCGTGTTCGCCTTCTACCGCGAGGGCTTCGAGGCCGCCGCCAAGCGCCTCGCCGCCTACGCCAACCACGTCGACGGCGCTGTCATGGACGAGCCCGCCACCGCCAAGGCCCTCGCCGGGTACCTCCTGCGCGGCCTGGACTGCGGCGCCCTCGACTCCGGCGAGGTCGGCCGCCTCACCGGGCTGACCCTGGCGCGCCTCCAGTCGTACGCCGGCCCGCGCCGCGCGGACCTGACGGCCTCGGCCAAGTAG
- a CDS encoding serine/threonine-protein kinase yields MSSGDDGQTEETGRLLAGRYRVVAQLGRGGMGVVWRAVDEVLGREVAVKELRTYTDADGPELADLRLRMQREARAAARVRHPGVIAVHDVAEVDGRPLIVMELVDGPSLDDVLRDRGTLDAREAAGIGAKVMDALAAAHRAGVLHRDVKPGNILLDRSGRVVLTDFGIATMDDPGDGSATHLTRSGELVGSLDYLAPERAQGADPGPASDVWALGATLYAAVEGSSPFRRTSTFSTLTAIVTEPLPDPTRAGALGPVLQRLLDKRPQGRPEAEEGRELLQAVADSPAGDSPTTRLRGTAVAAPVATEHSVPSVPPGFGPPPAPEAPVVTGPVDVPRPARGRRRVLLVAAAVTVVLASAGVTVALLNDSGDTDTDARSASSATDAEATSAARGRGDAVRTDEPTPTGKGDRKTPTATPSPSRTAADGKPTERATTPAPTRTSGGGAPTSGGGSGDGGTGSGSGSGSGSGETTPAASCVSTGGGKYNCQVWKTADSYTASGTKAGILNAGTNYFYCQQNLGRRETYGEWTNVWWAKTDDDSGNAGVFVSDVYLRGGDNDEPVPGLPVC; encoded by the coding sequence GTGTCTTCGGGGGACGACGGACAGACGGAGGAGACCGGCAGGCTGCTGGCCGGGCGCTATCGCGTCGTGGCGCAGCTCGGGCGCGGCGGCATGGGCGTGGTCTGGCGGGCGGTGGACGAGGTCCTCGGCCGTGAGGTCGCCGTCAAGGAACTGCGCACCTACACCGATGCCGACGGGCCGGAACTGGCCGATCTGCGGCTGCGCATGCAGCGCGAGGCCCGCGCGGCGGCCCGGGTGCGCCATCCCGGGGTGATCGCCGTGCACGACGTGGCGGAGGTCGACGGACGCCCCCTGATCGTCATGGAGCTGGTCGACGGGCCGTCCCTGGACGACGTCCTGCGCGACCGCGGCACCCTCGATGCCCGCGAGGCCGCCGGCATCGGCGCCAAGGTCATGGACGCCCTCGCCGCCGCCCACCGCGCGGGTGTCCTGCACCGGGACGTGAAGCCCGGCAACATCCTGCTCGACCGCTCGGGCCGCGTGGTCCTCACCGACTTCGGCATCGCCACGATGGACGACCCGGGTGACGGCTCGGCCACGCATCTGACCCGCAGCGGCGAACTCGTCGGCTCCCTGGACTACTTGGCACCCGAACGCGCCCAGGGCGCCGATCCCGGCCCCGCCTCGGACGTCTGGGCCCTGGGCGCCACCTTGTACGCGGCCGTGGAGGGCTCCTCGCCCTTCCGGCGTACGTCGACTTTCTCCACCCTCACCGCCATCGTCACCGAGCCCCTGCCGGACCCCACGCGCGCGGGGGCGCTCGGGCCGGTGCTCCAGCGGCTCCTGGACAAGCGCCCGCAGGGGCGCCCGGAGGCGGAGGAGGGGCGGGAACTGCTCCAGGCGGTCGCGGACTCCCCGGCAGGCGATTCCCCCACGACCAGGCTGCGGGGTACGGCGGTGGCGGCGCCCGTGGCGACGGAGCACAGCGTGCCTTCGGTACCGCCGGGGTTCGGCCCGCCTCCGGCACCGGAGGCACCGGTGGTCACCGGCCCCGTGGACGTCCCCCGCCCCGCCCGCGGCAGGCGCCGCGTCCTGCTCGTCGCCGCGGCCGTCACCGTCGTACTCGCGTCGGCCGGGGTGACGGTGGCGCTCCTGAACGACTCGGGTGACACGGACACCGACGCGCGATCCGCGTCCTCCGCCACCGACGCCGAGGCCACGTCGGCGGCGCGCGGTCGTGGGGACGCCGTACGCACCGACGAGCCCACCCCCACCGGGAAGGGTGACCGGAAGACCCCGACGGCGACCCCGTCGCCGAGCCGGACGGCCGCCGACGGCAAGCCCACCGAGCGGGCCACCACGCCTGCCCCGACCAGGACTTCGGGCGGCGGTGCCCCCACCTCCGGCGGCGGTTCCGGCGACGGCGGCACCGGCTCCGGTTCCGGTTCCGGTTCCGGTTCCGGCGAGACGACCCCCGCCGCGTCCTGCGTCTCCACAGGCGGCGGCAAGTACAACTGCCAGGTCTGGAAGACCGCCGACTCCTACACCGCCTCCGGCACCAAGGCCGGCATCCTCAACGCGGGCACCAACTACTTCTACTGCCAGCAGAATCTGGGCCGCCGCGAGACCTACGGCGAGTGGACCAACGTCTGGTGGGCGAAGACGGACGACGACAGCGGCAATGCCGGCGTCTTCGTCAGCGACGTCTACCTCAGGGGCGGCGACAACGACGAGCCGGTGCCGGGGCTGCCCGTCTGCTGA
- a CDS encoding LacI family DNA-binding transcriptional regulator: MPETTRRADRVAATRYGNRPTMKDVAARAGVGLKTVSRVVNSEPGVTPETERRVQEAIDALGFRRNDSARVLRKGRTASIGLVLEDLADPFYGPLSRAVEEVARANGALLINGSSAEDPDREQELVLALCARRVDGLVVIPAGDDHRYLEPELKAGVATVFVDRPAGQIDADVVLSDNFGGARDGVAHLIAHGHRRIGFIGDMPRIHTAAERLRGYRAAMEDAGIPVEEKWMSLGVTDPVRVRRAAEEMLSGPDPVTAVFAGNNRVTVTVVRVLAEQSRRVALVGFDDIELADLLQPGVTVVAQDAAALGRTAAERLFRQLDGTLITPERIELPTRLITRGSGELPPAD, translated from the coding sequence GTGCCCGAGACCACCCGCCGTGCAGACCGAGTCGCCGCCACGCGTTACGGCAACCGTCCGACGATGAAGGACGTGGCCGCACGTGCCGGAGTGGGCCTCAAGACGGTGTCGCGCGTGGTCAACAGCGAGCCCGGGGTCACCCCGGAGACCGAGCGCCGGGTCCAGGAGGCCATCGACGCGCTCGGCTTCCGGCGCAACGACAGCGCGCGCGTGCTGCGCAAGGGCCGAACCGCCAGCATCGGTCTGGTACTTGAAGATCTCGCGGACCCGTTCTACGGCCCGCTCAGCCGCGCGGTCGAGGAGGTGGCCCGCGCCAACGGCGCCCTGCTGATCAACGGCTCCAGCGCGGAGGACCCGGACCGCGAGCAGGAGTTGGTACTGGCGCTCTGCGCCCGCCGGGTGGACGGCCTGGTGGTCATCCCGGCCGGCGACGACCACCGCTATCTGGAGCCGGAGTTGAAGGCGGGCGTGGCCACGGTGTTCGTGGACCGTCCAGCCGGCCAGATCGACGCCGACGTGGTCCTGTCCGACAACTTCGGCGGGGCTCGCGACGGAGTCGCCCACCTCATCGCGCACGGCCACCGACGGATCGGCTTCATCGGCGACATGCCCCGCATCCACACCGCCGCCGAGCGTCTGCGCGGCTACCGGGCGGCCATGGAGGACGCCGGGATACCGGTCGAGGAGAAGTGGATGTCCCTCGGGGTCACCGACCCGGTGCGGGTGCGCCGGGCCGCCGAGGAGATGCTGTCCGGTCCTGATCCGGTGACCGCGGTCTTCGCGGGCAACAACCGGGTGACGGTGACCGTGGTCAGGGTGCTCGCCGAGCAGTCGCGCCGGGTCGCCCTGGTCGGCTTCGACGACATCGAGCTCGCCGATCTCCTCCAGCCGGGCGTCACCGTCGTCGCCCAGGACGCCGCCGCCCTCGGCCGGACCGCCGCGGAGCGGCTGTTCCGGCAGCTGGACGGCACGCTGATCACCCCCGAGCGGATCGAGCTGCCGACCCGGCTGATCACCCGCGGCTCGGGCGAGCTGCCGCCGGCGGACTGA
- a CDS encoding ROK family protein — MHTDLVAALDIGGTKIAGALVDDRGHILVRAQRATPAREDGETVMRAVEEVLGELTVSPLWGRAFALGIGSAGPVDASAGTVSPVNVPGWRDYPLVRRVREATGGLPVELIGDGVAITAAEHWQGAARGHDNALCMVVSTGVGGGLVLGGRLHPGPTGNAGHIGHISVDMDGDPCACGSRGCVERIASGPNIARRAYENGWRPGPDGDTSAAAVAAAAGTGDPIAVASFERAAQALAAGIAATATLVEIDIAVIGGGVGKAGEVLLTPLRKALTDYATLSFVQRLAVVPAQMGTDAGLVGAAAAALAKRADKATDKAAV, encoded by the coding sequence ATGCACACCGACCTCGTGGCAGCGCTCGACATCGGCGGCACCAAGATCGCCGGCGCGCTGGTCGACGACCGCGGCCACATCCTGGTCCGCGCGCAGCGCGCCACGCCCGCCCGGGAGGACGGGGAGACCGTCATGCGGGCCGTCGAGGAGGTGCTCGGCGAACTCACCGTGTCGCCGCTGTGGGGACGCGCCTTTGCTCTCGGTATCGGCAGCGCGGGCCCCGTGGACGCCTCCGCGGGCACCGTGAGCCCGGTGAACGTGCCCGGCTGGCGCGACTATCCGCTGGTCCGGCGGGTCCGGGAGGCGACGGGCGGACTGCCGGTCGAACTGATCGGCGACGGCGTGGCCATCACGGCGGCCGAGCACTGGCAGGGCGCCGCGCGCGGACACGACAACGCGCTGTGCATGGTGGTGTCGACGGGCGTCGGCGGCGGCCTGGTCCTGGGCGGCCGGCTGCACCCGGGCCCCACCGGAAACGCGGGCCACATCGGCCACATCAGCGTGGACATGGACGGCGACCCCTGCGCGTGCGGCTCGCGCGGCTGTGTGGAGCGCATCGCCAGCGGTCCCAACATCGCGCGCCGGGCATACGAGAACGGCTGGCGGCCCGGACCGGACGGTGACACCTCCGCCGCCGCGGTGGCCGCCGCGGCGGGGACCGGCGATCCGATCGCCGTGGCCTCCTTCGAGCGGGCCGCACAGGCACTTGCCGCCGGGATCGCCGCCACGGCCACCCTCGTCGAGATCGACATCGCCGTGATCGGCGGCGGCGTGGGCAAGGCGGGCGAGGTGCTCCTCACCCCGCTCCGCAAGGCCCTGACCGACTACGCCACCCTCTCCTTCGTCCAGCGCCTGGCGGTCGTGCCGGCCCAGATGGGCACGGACGCGGGGCTGGTGGGGGCGGCCGCGGCGGCGCTCGCGAAGAGGGCGGACAAGGCGACGGACAAGGCGGCGGTCTGA
- a CDS encoding NPCBM/NEW2 domain-containing protein: MRHLHTRTIRSQVVGALTAALLAAAGLAAPTARAAAPALDDGLALTPPMGFNNWNSTHCRAEFNEAMVKSIADIFVDKGLKDVGYQYVNLDDCWALPDRDADGKLVPDPVRFPNGIKAVADYVHSKGLKFGIYTSAGTKTCNTAGFPGALGHEYSDAQQFADWGVDYLKYDNCNNQGVDAKTRYTTMRDALRATGRSIVYSICEWGENKPWEWASDVGHLWRTTGDISDNWGSMLSILRQNLPLAAHAGPGHWNDPDMLEVGNGGMTDTEYRSHFSLWSIMAAPLLIGSDLRHASDATYEILGNKEVVAVDQDPLGKQGTVVTSEGGRWVVAKQLRDGSRAVALFNESNTAQRVATTAAAVGLPTADAYTLRDLWQHRSYNTAGTIAATVPAHGTVLVRVSADSAWSKHPPAVELGLEGSQLIEAGAPATLTSTVTDLGRTPARQVSVALTGPAGWSARATSATTAAVLPTSRSLRTGWTVTAPAGTPAGSYDLTLKVSYRSPAGVRVATALTVGISVVVPPPSGTSELGDLPWLSALSGWGPVERNTSNGENAAGDGHPITIGGVVYAKGLGVHAQSIVEYYTGKACETVTADVGVDDEKGAAGTVAFEIWADGTKVASTGVLTNAMPAQPLTADVTGAQVVRLVVTDGGDGLDSDHADWADARLSC; the protein is encoded by the coding sequence ATGCGTCACCTTCACACCCGCACAATCCGTAGCCAAGTGGTTGGAGCACTCACCGCCGCACTGCTCGCCGCCGCAGGGCTCGCCGCACCCACGGCGCGGGCCGCCGCGCCCGCCCTGGACGACGGTCTCGCCCTCACCCCGCCCATGGGCTTCAACAACTGGAACTCCACGCACTGCCGTGCCGAGTTCAACGAGGCCATGGTCAAGTCGATCGCGGACATCTTCGTGGACAAGGGCCTCAAGGACGTCGGGTATCAGTACGTCAACCTCGACGACTGCTGGGCCCTGCCCGACCGGGACGCGGACGGCAAGCTCGTGCCGGACCCCGTCCGCTTCCCGAACGGGATCAAGGCGGTCGCGGACTACGTCCACTCCAAGGGCCTGAAGTTCGGCATCTACACGAGCGCGGGCACCAAGACGTGCAACACCGCGGGATTTCCCGGGGCGCTGGGCCATGAGTACAGCGACGCCCAACAGTTCGCGGACTGGGGTGTGGACTATCTCAAGTACGACAACTGCAACAACCAGGGCGTGGACGCAAAGACGCGTTACACGACCATGCGCGACGCCCTGCGAGCAACCGGCCGGTCCATCGTCTACAGCATCTGCGAGTGGGGCGAGAACAAACCCTGGGAGTGGGCGTCCGACGTGGGCCACCTGTGGCGCACGACCGGCGACATCAGCGACAACTGGGGCTCGATGCTCTCGATCCTGAGGCAGAACCTGCCGCTCGCCGCACACGCCGGCCCCGGGCACTGGAACGACCCGGACATGCTGGAGGTCGGCAACGGCGGCATGACGGACACCGAGTACCGCTCCCACTTCTCCCTGTGGTCGATCATGGCCGCGCCGCTCCTCATCGGCTCCGACCTGCGCCACGCGAGCGACGCGACCTACGAGATCCTCGGCAACAAGGAGGTCGTCGCGGTCGACCAGGACCCGCTCGGCAAGCAGGGCACCGTCGTCACCTCGGAGGGCGGCCGGTGGGTCGTCGCCAAGCAACTGCGGGACGGCAGCCGCGCGGTGGCCCTGTTCAACGAGTCCAACACCGCACAGCGCGTCGCCACGACCGCCGCCGCCGTCGGCCTGCCCACCGCCGACGCCTACACGCTGCGCGATCTGTGGCAGCACCGGAGTTACAACACCGCCGGCACCATCGCGGCGACCGTCCCGGCACACGGCACGGTCCTCGTACGGGTCTCCGCCGACTCCGCGTGGTCCAAGCACCCGCCGGCCGTGGAACTCGGTCTGGAGGGCAGCCAGTTGATCGAGGCCGGCGCCCCGGCCACGCTGACGAGCACGGTCACCGACCTGGGCCGCACCCCGGCCCGGCAGGTCTCCGTCGCGCTCACCGGCCCCGCGGGCTGGTCCGCGCGCGCCACCTCGGCGACCACGGCGGCCGTCCTGCCGACGAGCCGTTCCCTGCGCACCGGATGGACGGTGACCGCCCCGGCCGGAACGCCTGCGGGGTCGTACGACCTGACGCTCAAGGTGAGTTACCGCTCACCGGCCGGCGTCCGCGTCGCCACGGCCCTGACCGTGGGGATCTCCGTGGTGGTGCCGCCGCCCTCGGGGACCTCCGAACTCGGTGACCTTCCGTGGCTGTCGGCCCTCAGCGGATGGGGGCCGGTGGAGCGCAACACCAGCAACGGGGAGAACGCCGCGGGCGACGGGCATCCGATCACCATCGGCGGCGTGGTGTACGCCAAGGGCCTCGGTGTGCACGCCCAGAGCATCGTCGAGTACTACACGGGCAAGGCATGCGAGACGGTCACCGCGGACGTCGGCGTCGACGACGAGAAGGGCGCCGCCGGGACGGTCGCCTTCGAGATCTGGGCGGACGGCACCAAGGTCGCCTCGACCGGGGTCCTCACCAACGCGATGCCGGCCCAGCCGCTCACCGCGGACGTCACCGGCGCCCAGGTGGTCCGGCTCGTCGTCACCGACGGCGGCGACGGCCTCGACTCGGACCACGCGGACTGGGCGGACGCGCGGTTGAGCTGCTGA
- a CDS encoding TIGR01777 family oxidoreductase — protein MKFVIPGGTGQVGTVLGRALRASGHDVVVLTRRPTQDHEVHWDGESLGPWARTIDGSDVVINLAGRSVNCRYTPANLRAMMDSRVDSARVVGEAIASAVRPPRVWLQMSTATVYAHRFDAPHDEATGVIGGSEPDVPDYWAYSVEIAKRWEQAQDEADTPRTRKVALRSAMVMSPDRGGVFDVLLRMVRLGLGGPVAGGAQYVSWIHEHDFVQAIEFLTARDDIAGPVNLAAPGPLPHRAFMRELRAAWGMPVGLPAAKWMAEIGAFVLRSDTELLLKSRRVVPGRLLEAGFAFDHPQWSDAARDLVRRARAGAGRVPTRARA, from the coding sequence ATGAAGTTCGTGATCCCCGGGGGAACCGGGCAGGTGGGAACCGTCCTCGGCCGTGCTCTGCGCGCGTCGGGGCATGACGTGGTCGTGCTGACCAGGCGGCCGACCCAGGACCATGAGGTGCACTGGGACGGGGAGTCACTGGGGCCCTGGGCCCGGACGATCGACGGCAGCGACGTGGTGATCAATCTGGCCGGGCGCAGCGTCAACTGTCGCTACACCCCGGCCAACCTGAGGGCCATGATGGACTCGCGCGTCGACTCCGCCAGAGTCGTCGGAGAGGCGATCGCGTCCGCCGTACGGCCGCCGCGCGTCTGGCTGCAGATGAGCACGGCCACCGTCTACGCCCATCGTTTCGACGCGCCCCACGACGAGGCGACCGGAGTGATCGGCGGTTCCGAGCCCGACGTGCCGGACTACTGGGCCTACAGCGTCGAGATCGCGAAGCGGTGGGAGCAGGCCCAGGACGAGGCCGACACTCCGCGGACCCGGAAGGTCGCCCTGCGCTCCGCCATGGTGATGAGCCCGGACCGCGGCGGGGTCTTCGACGTGCTGCTCAGGATGGTGCGGCTCGGCCTCGGCGGCCCCGTGGCGGGCGGCGCGCAATACGTCTCCTGGATCCACGAGCACGACTTCGTCCAGGCGATCGAGTTCCTGACCGCCCGCGACGACATCGCCGGACCCGTGAACCTCGCCGCCCCCGGGCCGCTGCCGCACCGCGCGTTCATGCGGGAGTTGCGGGCCGCCTGGGGCATGCCCGTCGGGCTGCCCGCCGCCAAGTGGATGGCCGAGATCGGTGCGTTCGTGCTGCGCTCGGACACCGAACTGCTGCTGAAGAGCCGCCGGGTGGTACCGGGCCGCCTGCTGGAGGCGGGGTTCGCCTTCGATCACCCGCAATGGTCCGACGCCGCCCGTGACCTGGTGCGGCGCGCCCGTGCCGGAGCCGGCCGGGTGCCCACGCGGGCGCGGGCGTGA
- a CDS encoding NUDIX hydrolase, with protein MTVVWINGAFGAGKTTAARELIELLPNSTLFDPEVIGGALPHLLPPKHLAEVGDFQDLPIWRRLVIDTAAAMLAELGGTLVVPMTLLRQEYRDEIFGGLAARRISVQHLLLAPAETILRERIAGREIPPDLPDGEIRVRQWSYDHIEPYRAALASWLTADAHLVDNSALTPYETAARIAEAVGSGTMPVCDIVQTPEPTAETVAAGVLLFDERDRVLLVDPTYKAGWEFPGGVVEPGEAPARAGMREVTEETGIELDDVPRLLVVDWEQPAPPGYGGLRLLFDGGRLDAAEAGRLLLPGPELRAWRFVSEEEAADLLPPVRYERLRWALRARERGAALYLEAGVPVG; from the coding sequence GTGACCGTCGTTTGGATCAACGGCGCGTTCGGTGCGGGGAAGACCACCGCCGCACGGGAACTGATCGAACTGCTCCCGAACAGCACACTCTTCGACCCCGAGGTCATCGGCGGAGCGCTCCCGCACCTGCTCCCGCCCAAACACCTCGCCGAGGTCGGCGACTTCCAGGACCTGCCGATCTGGCGCCGCCTCGTGATCGACACGGCGGCAGCCATGCTCGCCGAGCTCGGCGGGACCCTCGTGGTCCCCATGACCCTGCTGCGCCAGGAGTACCGCGACGAGATCTTCGGCGGCCTCGCGGCCCGCCGCATCAGTGTCCAACACCTCCTCCTCGCCCCGGCGGAAACGATCCTGCGCGAGCGAATAGCCGGGCGGGAGATCCCGCCCGACCTCCCGGACGGCGAGATACGGGTACGGCAGTGGTCGTACGACCACATCGAGCCGTACCGCGCCGCCCTCGCCTCCTGGCTCACCGCCGACGCCCATCTCGTCGACAACAGCGCCCTCACCCCCTACGAGACGGCTGCCCGGATCGCCGAGGCGGTCGGATCCGGCACCATGCCCGTCTGCGACATCGTGCAGACCCCCGAGCCGACCGCCGAGACGGTCGCCGCCGGCGTCCTCCTCTTCGACGAGCGGGACCGGGTGCTGCTCGTCGACCCCACCTACAAGGCCGGCTGGGAGTTTCCCGGCGGAGTCGTCGAACCCGGCGAGGCTCCCGCGCGCGCGGGCATGCGCGAGGTCACCGAGGAGACCGGGATCGAGCTGGACGACGTACCGCGCCTGCTGGTCGTCGACTGGGAACAGCCCGCGCCACCCGGATACGGCGGTCTGCGCCTCCTCTTCGACGGCGGCCGGCTCGATGCGGCCGAGGCCGGACGGTTGCTGCTGCCGGGGCCCGAACTGCGCGCATGGCGTTTCGTCAGCGAGGAGGAGGCCGCCGATCTGCTGCCTCCCGTCCGCTACGAGCGGCTGCGGTGGGCGCTGCGGGCGCGGGAACGCGGGGCGGCGCTGTACCTGGAGGCCGGTGTTCCGGTGGGTTAG
- a CDS encoding protein kinase family protein, with the protein MNRLTAHSDIGLSLARLDDHDLTGLVESGRPLGTGIGGRATLVEVAGRPVFVKRVPLTDIERHPNHVRSTANVFAMPTYCHYGIGTVGAPGFGAWRELAVHTMTTDWVLSGKYTGFPLLHHWRVLPDSPQPLPAELADVERTVAYWGPGVRERVEGLRTASASLTLFLEYVPYTLHDWFDAQLRTSHADRACSLVERGLRSVTDFLHARELLHFDAHFKNILTDGRQLYLADYGLSLSARFQLAPQERDFFARHRHYDRAYTASYLVNWLTVALHGYGPDDRRSFIEACAEGMRPRGIPRAAASILVRHARVASLMGDFDRRFQWESRTTPYPTDELRLASA; encoded by the coding sequence GTGAACCGCTTGACCGCGCATTCCGACATCGGCCTGTCCCTGGCCCGCCTCGACGACCACGACCTCACCGGCCTCGTGGAGTCGGGGCGGCCATTGGGCACCGGAATCGGCGGCCGGGCCACGCTCGTCGAGGTGGCCGGCAGACCGGTGTTCGTGAAACGGGTGCCGCTCACCGACATCGAGCGGCACCCGAACCATGTGCGGTCCACGGCGAACGTCTTCGCCATGCCGACCTACTGCCACTACGGCATCGGAACGGTCGGAGCCCCGGGCTTCGGGGCGTGGCGTGAGCTGGCCGTGCACACGATGACGACCGACTGGGTGCTGTCCGGCAAGTACACCGGGTTCCCGCTGCTGCACCACTGGCGGGTGCTGCCCGACTCGCCCCAGCCGCTTCCGGCCGAACTGGCCGATGTGGAGCGGACGGTGGCGTACTGGGGTCCGGGCGTGCGCGAGCGCGTCGAAGGGCTGCGGACGGCGTCCGCGAGTCTGACGCTCTTCCTGGAGTACGTGCCGTACACCCTGCACGACTGGTTCGACGCCCAGTTGCGCACCAGTCACGCCGACCGCGCCTGCTCCCTCGTGGAGCGGGGCCTGCGGTCCGTCACCGACTTCCTCCACGCGCGCGAACTCCTGCATTTCGACGCCCACTTCAAGAACATCCTCACCGACGGCCGGCAGCTCTACCTCGCCGACTACGGCCTCTCCCTCTCCGCCCGCTTCCAACTGGCCCCGCAGGAGCGCGACTTCTTCGCGCGGCACCGTCACTACGACCGCGCCTACACGGCGAGCTACCTGGTGAACTGGCTCACCGTCGCGCTGCACGGCTACGGTCCGGACGACCGGCGGTCGTTCATCGAGGCCTGTGCCGAGGGCATGCGGCCCAGGGGCATCCCCCGGGCCGCGGCGAGCATCCTCGTCCGGCACGCGCGCGTAGCGTCCTTGATGGGTGACTTCGACCGCCGGTTCCAGTGGGAGAGCAGGACGACCCCGTATCCGACGGACGAACTGAGACTGGCGAGCGCCTAA